TTGTCTCCTTGTATAACGACATTCAAACTGTCGATTCCGTCACGAACCGGGAAATAAACTGTATCTGCAGATTCTTTACCATAAGCCCCGCAATAACATATCAAAAAAAACAAACATAGCCAAATACATTTGACTTTTCCCTTTTTCATAAGCAAAAGCATTAATTGAATTCTATCTATGCCGGATATGCTCCGGTAACAAAATGATTCTATCTAATAAAAAACGAATGCATTACATAAATAGTACATGCAAACATATTATTAACGGACCTGAAAGCACAGGAAATATTCAAAAGCCGAAATCATCGATCTCCACATTCTGACCTTCTGTTTCTTTGAAAGGTTCCGCCTTCTTCTGAATTTCATTTCCTTCCACATGAATAGCCCTGAAAGGACGCACCGGACACACATATTCACAACCACCGCAACCTACACATATATCAGGATTTACAGACGGAATGGTAAGGCCATCTTTATAAGGAATCATAGAAACTGCCTGAGTGGGACAATGTTCCGAACAGGCTCCGCAACTCGTCGCATTGGTATATACGATACAATTATCTTTTATAAATACGACACGTCCTACTTGCGTTTCGTGTTTTTCTTCAATGGTAAGAGGCTTTATTGCACCGTTAGGACACACATCGGAACACACTGTACAATCGAAATTGCAAAATCCTTTTTCAAAACTCATCAAAGGTTGCATCATTCCGCCTAACCCGTATTCCAGAAATGCCGGTTTCAACACATGCGAAGGACAACGGGTTACACATAACTGGCAACCTGTACAATGTCGGGATAAATGTTGTATGCTCTTCGCGCCCGGAGGAGCTATAGGATACTTCAGCGTATAAGGCTTATTCTTGTTAACCTCAGCTTCGGCTTTCTCCGTAATCGACAAAGGGGTTGCCATCACAGCAACCGCAGTCGTTGCCAAAAAACGACGTTTCGACTTATCAACCGGCTCCGTCCCTTTTTTTATATTCATCCCTTTCTTAGCCTTTCCGGCAAATCGGATAGCATGCTGACTGCAATTCTCTATACAGTCAAAACACATCACACAACGGCTGTGATCTATAACATGATTTTTCGTATCGATACAGGAGGCCTTACAGTTACGTCCGCATTTTCCACACCCGTTACAGGCCGGCTTGTTTATATCTATCTTAAACAAAGAATACCGGGATATAAAACCGAGTACCGTTCCTACCGGGCATACAGTATTACACCAGATACGACCATATTTCCAGCCTAAAAAACCGATGAGAAGGAACGTGAATATTCCTATCAGCAAAGCAGCCAGAGTACGGACGACCATATCGACGTAATAAAAATTATAATTGTCAAAATGCATACATATCCATGCCAGCATATTATTTCC
This portion of the Barnesiella propionica genome encodes:
- a CDS encoding 4Fe-4S binding protein translates to MLRKIRIGISLLFFVLITFYFIDFAGLLPDGMHVLAHMQFVPALLSLQIGILVFLFLLTFVLGRVYCSSICPMGVFQDIMSRIGKKKKYTYHPAKTLLRWSVLAAVLAAALLGFPLLLTLLDPYSAYGRVAVQVFKPVYMAGNNMLAWICMHFDNYNFYYVDMVVRTLAALLIGIFTFLLIGFLGWKYGRIWCNTVCPVGTVLGFISRYSLFKIDINKPACNGCGKCGRNCKASCIDTKNHVIDHSRCVMCFDCIENCSQHAIRFAGKAKKGMNIKKGTEPVDKSKRRFLATTAVAVMATPLSITEKAEAEVNKNKPYTLKYPIAPPGAKSIQHLSRHCTGCQLCVTRCPSHVLKPAFLEYGLGGMMQPLMSFEKGFCNFDCTVCSDVCPNGAIKPLTIEEKHETQVGRVVFIKDNCIVYTNATSCGACSEHCPTQAVSMIPYKDGLTIPSVNPDICVGCGGCEYVCPVRPFRAIHVEGNEIQKKAEPFKETEGQNVEIDDFGF